The Trichomycterus rosablanca isolate fTriRos1 chromosome 6, fTriRos1.hap1, whole genome shotgun sequence DNA segment cttgctttgcCGGTttggtcggtcggtcggtcggtcggtcggtcggtcggtcggtcggtcggtcggtcggtcggtcggtcggtcggtcggtcggtcggtcggtcggtcggtcggtcggtcggtcggtcggtcggtcggtcggtcggaccgaccgaccgaccgaccgaccgacgtTTATTAGTTTCTGTCTACTCGTTAATTGTCTTTCAATGTTCTGGCATTATAACAAGTTCTactattaaaacaaaacaaacaaacaaacaaacaaaaatgacagATATTCTTTAATATGCTTAATCAGAATAGAAGTGTGTATTAGTTTAACTTCATTTCCAAGTGACAAGACAGGAATATGAATACTGTAAATGAAATATATGaggattcttcaaaaagtttccaaacttttaaaactctatttattaagaatttcaaaaacaaattacataacttttctacatagtcacctttcaatgcattttttcctgcgtcgtaccaactttttaatgccatcagcaaaaaatgtttttggttgagcgtgtagccactgatgcaccgctgctttcacatcatcattacatgatAATCTTTTTCCCCTCAAagcagtccaaaaaggtggaaattagatggcggactctctctcagtctctcagacacgaccaattactactcctcccgcccttactgtttccaaccaaaatataaaagtgcagaaactttttttgAACATCCCTCAAAAATAGCCAGGAATGCCTGAAAGAAGGCACCACCTGCCCGATTTCACATACACATGTTAACAGTTGCCCAGTTACATTTTGTCCGATTGATAGGAAACACAAAAGTGCTTCCCCATTCACTTTTATAGCAAGGCAGATATGCTTACTTGAACTGCAAGTAACAAATGCTCTGACATTGCAAATAAACATATTTACCTTGAACAGCAATCAACAAAACATGTCTTGGCTGACTGATTACATGTTCAGTACGGGTAAATTGTGCAAAATAAATTTCAGGCTGACATTTCTTTAGGACCAGACTCTCTCCCATTCCCCTTGCTCTGAACGCTTAAAGAGCTGTGGCAGACCTCCAGGAAAGAGAGCATCTGTGGTTGGGTGTTCCAGCAGAAACTGGATGGTAGACTTGATATCTTGGACAAAGTAAGGTGGCTCAGCGTAAGGAGACGTAGACAAGTACTATTACCaggacagaaaaaaagaatgaaggttatcacatacattttaaaataacatggTTCTTGCTCAGTATTCCAGCCCAATTAATTTACCTGTAATATGGTGTCATCATCTTCAGCCAGCCAGAAAGCTATGTCTGAGCTGGGTCCCCACCTGCATGGACCAATCTTCACCTGCTCCTTAGTAGAGTCATACACCTTAGCCATCTATTAAAAGCAAATATCCAATATTAAAGCTCTCAGCCTTTTTTAAATGGTCAAATGCTTCTTATGTGCTATCAATAATCCTACCTTATACATAACAGTTTACTGGGTATTTATAATTTATGGATGCCAGTTTATTGGGCACATCTACTACATTATGAATGacagtttattttgtacttttatgCTATAGGTTATGatttattaacttttatttgcACCACGAAATTAATAGTAGTagattctttaaaaaataaaattaataaaaaaccaCTATAAACCTACAAATAAACTAGTAATACAATGCAATGTAAGAATGTACAAAGATATACAAGTTTAAACAATTCAGTCAAAGAAAGAGAGCAGCTGTAGAAATCTTTGAAATGTTTATGCCCAGTTTATCAGCCCCGACCTACCCCAATCATAAACAGAAATGATCACCATACAACCACAACACTAAATGTACACAGTGTACATTCAGTACCACACGTCACTGCTTTGCTGAGAGTCCTCTACCATTTAAAGAATATCTGCACTTTGGTAGTCCTGTGTTAGTCCCTTTTAATTGCTAGACAGAGTAAAGAATGACTACAGGGCTGTAACTATTAAGCACTGtactaaatatttaaaatattctttACAGATATGAAGGACAAATCCAATTGTTTTACATTATCTAATTAAAAAGTTAAAtgcaaaacacaaaaaagacTCTTTTGCAGGACATGAGCCTCAGAGTTTAATCTGTACAATTTGACAAGTGCTAATTATTTAAACTGACTGACCAGTACTGcttcaataattttctttttaagTGATTTTAAGAGATTTCAATTGTACAGGAATCCAACTAAACATGATTAGAGTTTATAGTTTGATGATCTGTCACATGATTGTGGTTCATTTCTTATAAAACTATCATATCAGCCTAAAAATAGCAAGTATTTTTACCCAGTACTGCACTGTAACAAACACCATTACTAATATAAACAATGCTTTTGGTTATAATTCCCACCTTTTATATAACACCTGATCAATATGATGGGAACTGTCTGTGCTGATGTAAGTGGTCCTCTTCAGAACGATTATTTCCCACTATACACTATTTATGGGtcactaaataaaatgtaaatgtaaataaaatgaccCAGATAGGACATGTTatatatacagacacatcttaagtttgcaaaaaacaaaagcagtaGTTTTAAATATGATTAGTAGGTACCTGTCCACCGGTGAAGGTACGTGCAGATCGCAGGTTGTGTGCCGGCCCTCTGTGTGGAAATGACGCCGGAAAAACATCACCAGTTTTTACATTCACACCTAAGAGCACACATAGTTTAATTTAATCTCAGCTGCAACTTTATTTTGTTGGATTTTGCCATCATGTACTTTGAAAATAGAGGAACAATTAGCAATGTTAGTGTTTAAAAGATTTTAACCAATAAAGTTTCCTGGTAAAAGGAAACCATGAAACAAATAagaatcctgttttctccaccACACACTGTTATGACTACAATTTGGAGGGTGCTATCATGCTTATTTTATGGCCATTTGGcagcttaattatttagtttctgtattgttttgtttaattataacaaaataatatgACACAAAAAAACATATAATTTGAGACTTTATGGTCCCTTAAAATTAAGGTTTTATATGGTGGTTGCTAATACAGCTACAGTTAATGCTTTTTAGCTACATAATTAGCATTAATAGTTTAATTGCAATATTCATGTTAGTGTAATACAAAAAAGATTAGGACATggttaaacaaacaataaatacatttgtttgtttgtttgtttattaggattttaatgtcattttaacactttggttacattcatgacaggaacggtatttactcattacacaagattcatcagttcacaaggttatatcaaacacagtcctggacaatttagtatttctaattcacctcacttgcatgtctttggactgtgggaggaaactggagcacccggagtaaacccacgcagacacagggagaacatgcaaaccacacagaaaggacccagaccaccccacctggggatcgaacccaagaccttcttgctgtgaggcgactgtgcttcccaccgtgccgcccgcaataaatacatttaccaaaacaacaataaacataCTGTTAACATAATCACAACTAATGTTAGGTGACATTTACAGAACAGCAGAGTCTGTTACTAGGACCTGGTTAATTTTCAACAAGAaaatctgtgtagacgcccaggtggtgcagcccagggatattccgctagcacaccagcacagagtttcaaaccgaggagttcagaaactcggtgctggtgttgccactggtcggctgggcgccatctagctggcataattggcagtgcctgcagcagatactaattggccaccgtatctgcagggtgagggccggactatgtgtgggtgggtgggacttcatacgctgtgtaaggaccctgattggaggaagagacgcctgtgcagaatgcaggggcaagaagaggagggctgtgcacgtgtcggaggaggcgtgtacagcaacgTGTTCTctttggatgcaatctggtatctctcagcagcggaggacaaaattgagtgcactaaatcgtgaggaaaatgggaagataatgaaaaaaaaaaaagaaagaaaaaagaaaatctgtgtaaatgtgtttgtttaagcTTCTTCTCTTCTTTTATATACAACAGTGGTAGTTGAGCAGTTATGTTATTGGACTAGTAGTTAagtggttgctggtttaagccctgacactgccaagttgctacaAGATTCAATCCTTTACATTTAGTACAGCTGCACGATAGCAGATTACTCTAATTGATTGTCATTGTTATTAAAGCTGGTTGCAGTAATTACACTCTAACATGGTCTTGTTCTATCagacataattaatttaaaactgtGATTAAACTTTTAACTGCATCTACTTTAGAgctatttaattataaaaacacTACTTTTAGAAATCAGAAACCATGGTCATGGTACAAATTAAACTGATGACTGTTTCTTTATATGTTTTACATTACCTATTCCGTACACAATTGGTTTGTGAATCCCGTCCATCACCACATCGTTCATTTCTATAACATAATGCATTAATCAGCAACAGAGCTTACATGGTGAAAAATGagagaaatttaaaaaaaaaatgacacaaCAGATAACAGTTTGATTTACCAGTAATGCAGCATGATTCCAAGTGAATTTCTTCTTTCTGTTCCTGAAAGGCAGCTAAAAAAGATTTATTATGAGTAAATACAGATTTAACAACTTGCCAATTGCATTATAAATGCTGTAACTGATTTGTACAGTATTGCATACCCAAAACATCATGGCTGAGTTTATGGGAGGTTTTGTTGTCATCATCAAATCCCCCAACAAGATGAAGCTCTAATCTAAATACAGAAAGATTGACTTCTTCACttacataatataaataattcgTAATATGTCtgctgtaaaaaataaacatttatgtcTTTGTCagttgcttttattcaaagacaCTAACAGTTGAGATgctacaatttaagcaatttagtattgagggccttgcttaagggcccaacaattgCAGGTGGCTTGGCAATTCACCAAAAAGTTTATTTGTTAATTGTGCACTAAAGCAGACTATTTTGCCATTTGGTGCTTTTTATCTTGTAAAATTAAGAGATCAAATGTTTTAACAACAAAAGCAGCACAATCATGGTacacttttactttattttgtaaagcacaCCTGCACAAGTGATTTTCATAGCACAAATCTGTCATATGGAATGCCAAATGTGCAGAGGTTATAAAAAGACTAACCTGCCCTCTTTTGTAGGATTGCTTAGGGACATGACAGCATTTACTAACAGAGGAACTTCGGTCCAAGTGTCTGAACCATCAAGGTGAGACAGACAAGATACTCCACTTCCTTTAAATAAAGCATGAGGAAAAAGTATACTGTGATAAACCTGATAGCCAGACAGatataaaaaaacagacaatggTACTCTGCTTTTTTGTACCTTTATGGCGCAAAACTACTAAGTGACACGTTGTTGCATCTCCAGAGCCAATAACAGTAACTGATTCTGCAAAACAAAGGATTAATATAAGTCCACAACATTACCATAAAGTTCTTTTAGATCTAAAGATCTTTAAGATGAGACACCCTTCCAGTGGTTTCAGGTGCTGGTGGACCCACCAAACCTGGAGGTATAGATCTTTTTATATATGGGGTTACATTTTCTTAAAAATTTCAGATACAAAAACTATATGGAATCCATTGATTTCCCAGTACagctgaataaatatacacaatatggccagaATTATGAGTGCATATGTTTCAACCACAATCCTTGCCAATAGGTGCATAAAATGATTGACAGaaaatttattttatgctttcaactttgtagcaacaattTGAGGAAGGCCATTACCAGTTTAACTGTGTCCCTGTTCACAAAGCAAAATTAATAAAGAGTTTGATGTGAAGGAACTTCAGTTGTTTGCATAAAGCCATCACCGTAACCCTACTTAGCACCCTAAGAAGAAATCAGAACATCAACTGTGGGTCAAACCTGTCTAGCATCAATTCTTGatcgtgtccaaatacttttggccatgtagtactTAAATGGCTGTGAAATACTTGGGAATGCCACCATATTATAATACATTGAACACACTTCTGTATGTGCCGTTTTTGAGATTTTTGCATGGTTTTAACAAACCGGTGTACAAACTATTAAAGCACAACACATTTTTATAAATCAGTAGGATTACAAAAGTAATAATACAGCTCTAACACTAACTGTTGATAGGCTAAGTTATATTCTGAATAGATATTCTgaatagataataaaaacactaagaCTCAGACACTCACTGTCTGCTGGAGTAGTGGCTGCATATTCTCGTTGCTGCATGTAGAGTAGGCACTTCGGGTCCACGATCAGAATGGGTTTGGAGCGAAACACTTTGGCTTTTtccttcagaaaacaaaataaacataatatatagAGACCATGACAAGTTGCAAGTTTATTCTCTGAATAAATGTAAGACTGGAATGAATTTAACAATCATTCAGTTGCCTTTTTATGtcatagttttttatttaaacatattttattatctaCATCAACCATATAAGGACAAAATACACCCAGCACAGTAAAAGGCATTTTCCCTTTTAAGTAGGTTTTATTAGATTGACTTTATTGTATTGGGGAGGCTTTTGGTGAAAGTCTTTACCGGGAAACAAAGGACTCaatgcaggaataccctggacagggtgccaattcattgcagggcttAGGCCATTCTTATCCAGAagtagtcaatcatgtctgtgtaacgCCCAGCTGGCCAGTAGCACCGATTATATTCAAACTTGGCTTTCAGCTGTAGTAGGCCGAGACAACTGCACCACCTAAATGCCCAACAGCCAGCATATATTA contains these protein-coding regions:
- the ntan1 gene encoding protein N-terminal asparagine amidohydrolase, which codes for MPLLIQNKKIDRVTSTAELYSKYSCLKEKAKVFRSKPILIVDPKCLLYMQQREYAATTPADKSVTVIGSGDATTCHLVVLRHKGSGVSCLSHLDGSDTWTEVPLLVNAVMSLSNPTKEGRLELHLVGGFDDDNKTSHKLSHDVLAAFQEQKEEIHLESCCITEMNDVVMDGIHKPIVYGIGVNVKTGDVFPASFPHRGPAHNLRSARTFTGGQMAKVYDSTKEQVKIGPCRWGPSSDIAFWLAEDDDTILQYLSTSPYAEPPYFVQDIKSTIQFLLEHPTTDALFPGGLPQLFKRSEQGEWERVWS